In the Hordeum vulgare subsp. vulgare chromosome 7H, MorexV3_pseudomolecules_assembly, whole genome shotgun sequence genome, one interval contains:
- the LOC123409425 gene encoding uncharacterized protein LOC123409425: protein MRGPLHWLVVCLEAKQKKDRQTHRHRTKEGKARKKVASFLLPALRLYALSPAVIAMVSSPPPPASATTDDDRYQGTAPSFFSDKNEAGRIIGKAGSHLRRPHHALRLGTAASSSSPAPSWTPPTSSSTTSSPLLSSVEKKGRMLHSGREDGDGDGDGDGDLWL from the exons ATGCGGGGCCCGCTCCACTGGCTGGTGGTCTGTCTGGAGGCAAAACAAAAGAAAGACAGACAGACACACAGACACAGGACAAAGGAAGGCAAGGCAAGGAAAAAGGTGGCGTCTTTCCTTCTCCCCGCACTCCGTCTGTACGCACTCTCGCCTGCCGTCATCGCCATggtctcctccccgccgccgccggcctccgcTACCACCGACGACGACCGCTACCAAGGTACcgccccctctttcttctccgacAAGAACGAGGCCGGACGCATCATCGGCAAGGCGGGGTCCCACCTCCGGCGCCCGCATCACGCTCTCCGGCTGGGGACCGCCGCGTCGTCTTCCTCTCCGGCCCCGTCATGGACGCCGCCGACCTCGTCCTCAACAacatcctctcctctcctctctagtGTAGAAAAAAAAG GGAGAATGTTGCATTCAGGAAGGgaagatggagatggagatggagatggagatggagattTGTGGTTGTAG
- the LOC123409422 gene encoding protein FAR1-RELATED SEQUENCE 12-like isoform X2: protein MSSPSDSGHIPAPPHHPLPPFAPPPGPGPGPSPATHAASPPKPKSPIPTTAPPPPPEPNAFSRSSPADTTSAMAAASSRSSPAARPEDHQSPPSIAEDCTPRMDMEFETELQGYDLYRLYASKLGFNVRRRYTNRSKTSGEVTSCKFACSREGFKDHKPTGATARLPRAAAAAVPAPDGRTGCNAHLTLRRSKPGGSFQVSGFQPRHNHPLFAAHRSPHSPFHSPSNAAAVPIPDFVDGDATAGAAWAEGEGPLRTRRQWEIKYGEAAALLNHLQQQSLADPAFHHAVQLDVEDKVANVFWVDAKMVADYGHFGDAVAFDVVSRNSISLRHLASFVGCNSFGEPVVFGLALMYDETCESFRWLFQTFLRVMSGRAPKTFVSHQDTVIAEALSLAMPATTTTHAICTWHIRHTAKANIRQLSKGDANFIEEFKACVDGEYDVGAEFLAAWDSMISKHELRDNAWLQKLFEEKQKWARPYAKGIFSAGMEGTRLNERLNSEVRGHLRAEVDIVLFLRHLQKVIVDRRHRELEMEYGSRQMMPYLKIRAPVLTQASEVYTSVIFQLFQEEYEEFQSAYIASRDESGPCREYVVSLVEKEDRRYMVYGNPTEQTVSCSCGKFETVGFLCSHALKILDVMDIKYIPERYIMKRWTKYARRLTSPPEVLGLGQAVQAEESSEISSRYQHLCPKYVRLVARASECEESSRVLDQFWGELGEKVEQILKKQTSTSAPVTQPDVQNLKMALSSITSGTESENVPDISSRAAAKTVKKKGQKSKNHPRNCIEKGPTKKQRVHSEEPAVVQYGFTDAPPAHSGNSMYQGLEAPPPNMSEMGSQIPAYKAYMGTDFSKSMGTINYEGMRPGSSLGFILLASEELGFVPCACHTSQASNDSQHSQAP, encoded by the exons atgagctccccCTCCGACTCCGGCCACATCCCAGCACCACCGCATCACCCTCTTCCCCCCTTCGCACCACCACCAGGCCCAGGCCCAGGCCCAAGCCCAGCCACTCACGCCGCCTCCCCGCCAAAACCTAAATCCCCAATCcccaccaccgcgccgccgccgccaccggaaCCAAATGCCTTCTCCCGCAGCTCCCCCGCCGACACCACCAGCGCCATGgcggccgcctcctcccgcagctcccCTGCGGCCCGCCCGGAGGACCACCAAAGCCCGCCCTCCATTGCGGAGGACTGCACGCCGCGGATGGACATGGAGTTCGAGACGGAGCTGCAGGGGTACGACCTCTACCGCCTCTACGCCTCCAAGCTCGGCTTCAACGTCCGCCGCCGCTACACCAACCGCAGCAAGACCTCCGGCGAGGTCACCTCCTGCAAGTTCGCCTGCTCCCGCGAGGGCTTCAAGGACCACAAGCCCACCGGCGCAACCGCCAGGCTCCCCCGCGCTGCCGCCGCCGCAGTCCCGGCGCCGGACGGCAGGACCGGCTGCAACGCGCACCTCACCCTCCGCCGCAGCAAGCCCGGTGGCAGCTTCCAGGTCTCCGGCTTCCAGCCCCGCCACAACCACCCGCTCTTCGCCGCTCACCGTAGCCCGCACAGCCCCTTCCACTCGCCCTCCAATGCCGCCGCTGTTCCGATACCGGATTTCGTTGACGGTGACGCCACAGCCGGGGCGGCATGGGCCGAGGGAGAAGGCCCACTGCGCACCAGGCGGCAGTGGGAGATCAAGTACGGGGAGGCCGCCGCCCTGCTGAACCACCTTCAGCAGCAGTCGCTGGCCGACCCGGCGTTCCACCACGCCGTGCAGCTCGATGTTGAGGACAAGGTGGCCAATGTCTTTTGGGTCGACGCCAAGATGGTTGCCGATTACGGCCACTTCGGCGATGCCGTCGCCTTTGACGTCGTGTCTAGAAACAGCATCAGCCTACGCCACCTTGCCTCGTTCGTCGGCTGCAACAGCTTTGGCGAGCCCGTCGTCTTCGGGCTGGCACTCATGTACGACGAGACCTGCGAGTCCTTCCGGTGGCTGTTCCAGACGTTCCTGCGTGTCATGTCTGGGCGAGCACCCAAGACTTTCGTTTCGCATCAGGACACGGTGATAGCAGAGGCCCTGTCCTTGGCGATGCCTGCCACGACAACGACTCATGCCATATGCACATGGCACATAAGGCATACTGCAAAGGCGAACATACGCCAGCTTTCTAAAGGTGATGCCAATTTCATCGAGGAGTTCAAGGCGTGCGTCGACGGGGAGTACGACGTGGGGGCGGAGTTTCTCGCTGCCTGGGACTCTATGATCAGCAAGCACGAGCTCCGTGACAATGCGTGGTTGCAGAAGCTGTTTGAGGAGAAACAGAAGTGGGCTAGGCCCTACGCCAAAGGGATCTTCTCGGCCGGGATGGAAGGCACACGGTTGAACGAGCGTCTGAACTCTGAGGTGCGCGGTCATCTGAGAGCAGAGGTGGACATTGTTCTGTTCTTGAGGCATCTTCAGAAAGTGATTGTTGACAGGCGGCACAGAGAGTTGGAGATGGAGTACGGTTCAAGGCAGATGATGCCCTACCTCAAAATCAGAGCTCCTGTTCTGACACAGGCTTCCGAGGTCTATACCAGCGTAATCTTTCAGCTTTTCCAGGAAGAATATGAGGAGTTCCAGTCAGCTTACATCGCGAGCCGTGATGAAAGCGGCCCGTGTCGTGAGTATGTCGTCTCGCTTGTCGAAAAGGAGGACCGACGATATATGGTATATGGGAACCCTACGGAGCAGACTGTCTCATGCTCGTGTGGGAAGTTTGAGACGGTTGGCTTCCTGTGCAGCCATGCCCTGAAAATACTAGATGTTATGGATATAAAGTATATTCCAGAGAGATACATCATGAAGCGCTGGACCAAATATGCAAGGCGTTTGACCTCACCACCGGAGGTTCTGGGTCTGGGGCAAGCGGTTCAAGCAGAGGAATCATCAGAGATTTCTAGTCGCtaccagcacttgtgcccgaagtATGTTAGGCTCGTTGCCCGGGCATCAGAGTGTGAGGAGTCAAGCAGAGTACTAGACCAGTTTTGGGGAGAACTCGGCGAGAAGGTTGAACAGATCCTGAAGAAACAAACCAGCACTAGCGCACCTGTGACACAGCCTGATGTTCAGAATCTTAAGATGGCCTTGTCTTCTATCACGAGTGGCACTGAATCAGAAAATGTTCCGGACATATCAAGCAGGGCAGCAGCAAAAACAGTAAAGAAGAAAGGCCAGAAAAGTAAAAACCATCCAAGAAATTGCATTGAAAAGGGTCCGACGAAGAAGCAGAGAGTGCACTCAGAAGAACCTGCAGTAGTGCAATATGGTTTCACAGATGCTCCTCCTGCCCACTCTGGAAATTCTATGTATCAG GGCTTGGAGGCTCCTCCTCCTAACATGTCCGAAATGGGTAGCCAAATTCCAGCCTATAAAGCTTACATG GGGACTGACTTTTCAAAATCTATGGGGACAATCAACTATGAAGGGATGCGCCCTGGCTCAAGTCTGGGGTTCATTCTG TTGGCTTCTGAGGAACTAGGCTTTGTCCCCTGTGCCTGTCACACTTCTCAGGCGTCAAATGACAGCCAGCACAGCCAG GCTCCGTAG
- the LOC123409423 gene encoding phosphatidylinositol 4-phosphate 5-kinase 9-like, which produces MAAHAHVAATNHLQPTTHPCQPHPNAAPSFTTNSAAAGLRFAEITLPNGDVYSGTLSSQQAPEGTGRYVWAGGSCCVYEGGWRRGTRHGHGRTLWPSGAVYEGEYSAGFMDGQGTYVAGPSTTSSSWSSSSSSYKGQWKMDRKHGHGLQTYPNGDTFEGSWVQGQMDGHGRYTWANGNTYVGAMRNGAMSGKGVLTWSATGDSFQGNWLDGAMHGYGLYTWEDGGCYLGTWTRGLKDGKGTFYPERGRVPAAHQLYIDDLRNRGVLPDDISRNALQRCSPSSFDINQEPAAAPASPKLSMRNRSFERPPVKKPSLQRRWSIGVAIDKIIGGHEPGGSAGSEETQTQGCDENPAGPGPGPSLPILEREYAQGVLISEVVLNKSSSKKLSRRQSRAAKDVKRPGEMIIKGHRSYDLMLCLQLGIRYTVGKITPIQRREVQASDFGPKASFWMNFPTKGTRLTPAHRAVDFKWKDYCPVVFRNLREMFKIDTADYMVSISGSDALRELSSPGKSGSMFFLSQDDRFMIKTLRKSEVQVLLRMLRDYYRHVHTYDNTLVTKFFGLHRVKPSSGQKFRFVVMGNMFCTELRIHRRFDLKGSSLGRSTDKVKIDENTTLKDLDLNYSFYLEPSWRDALLKQIEIDSEFLKHQGIMDYSLLLGFHYRARQSLLRGGSLPESILQDNKLAVLSEQDAMEDDSAYNYREGLVLVQRGSGQDGKVAVGPHIRGSRLRSSSACYEEVDLLLPGTARLQIQLGVNMPARAEKEEEKQEDDGKSLRQVYDVVLYIGIIDILQEYSMRKKVEHAYKSVKYNPQSISVVEPRFYSERFLKFIRTVFPENSPNQ; this is translated from the exons ATGGCAGCCCATGCCCATGTGGCGGCCACCAACCACCTTCAGCCAACAACTCACCCATGCCAGCCCCACCCCAACGCTGCTCCAAGCTTCACAACAAACTCAGCAGCAGCCGGCCTCAGGTTCGCCGAGATCACGCTGCCCAATGGCGACGTCTACTCCGGCACGCTGTCGTCACAGCAGGCGCCCGAGGGCACGGGCCGGTACGTCTGGGCCGGCGGCAGCTGCTGCGTCTATGAGGGCGGGTGGAGGAGGGGCACGAGGCACGGCCATGGCAGAACCCTCTGGCCCTCCGGTGCCGTCTACGAGGGCGAGTACTCCGCCGGATTCATGGACGGCCAGGGGACCTACGTCGCCggcccctccaccacctcctcctcttggTCTTCGTCATCATCCTCCTACAAGGGGCAGTGGAAGATGGACCGCAAGCACGGCCACGGGCTCCAGACATACCCCAACGGGGACACCTTCGAGGGCTCCTGGGTGCAGGGCCAGATGGACGGCCATGGCAGGTACACTTGGGCCAACGGCAACACCTACGTCGGCGCCATGAGGAACGGCGCCATGTCCGGGAAAGGCGTGCTCACATGGAGCGCCACAGGGGACTCGTTTCAGGGGAACTGGCTCGACGGCGCCATGCACGGGTACGGGCTCTACACCTGGGAGGACGGCGGGTGCTACCTCGGGACATGGACCAGGGGGCTCAAGGACGGGAAGGGAACCTTCTACCCTGAACGCGGCAGGGTTCCCGCCGCTCACCAGCTCTACATCGACGATCTCAGGAACAGGGGCGTGCTGCCTGATGACATCTCAAGAAATGCCCTTCAGCGGTGCTCCCCATCTTCCTTTGACATAAATCAGGAGCCTGCTGCTGCACCAGCGAGCCCAAAGTTGTCCATGAGAAACCGGAGCTTCGAGCGGCCTCCGGTGAAGAAGCCGTCCCTGCAGAGGCGCTGGAGCATCGGAGTGGCCATCGACAAGATCATCGGCGGTCATGAGCCGGGTGGTAGTGCAGGTTCTGAGGAAACACAAACACAGGGCTGTGATGAAAACCCAGCTGGTCCTGGTCCTGGTCCTAGCCTCCCGATACTCGAGAGGGAGTACGCGCAGGGCGTTCTGATCAGCGAGGTCGTGCTGAACAAGAGCTCGTCCAAGAAGCTGAGTCGCCGGCAGAGCAGGGCGGCCAAGGATGTCAAAAGGCCCGGGGAGATGATAATCAAAGGGCACAGGAGCTATGACCTGATGCTCTGCCTGCAGCTTGGAATCAG GTACACGGTTGGAAAGATTACGCCGATTCAGAGGCGTGAAGTTCAAGCCTCTGATTTCGGCCCCAAGGCTAGTTTCTGGATGAACTTCCCCACAAAAGGAACACGGCTTACTCCTGCGCACCGCGCTGTCGATTTTAAGTGGAAGGACTACTGTCCAGTGGTCTTCAG AAATTTGAGAGAGATGTTCAAGATTGACACCGCGGATTACATGGTCTCCATTTCTGGAAGTGATGCACTTAGGGAGCTGTCTTCTCCTGGAAAGAGTGGAAGTATGTTTTTCTTATCGCAAGATGACCGCTTCATGATCAAGACTCTTCGGAAATCCGAAGTGCAG GTTCTTTTGCGTATGCTTCGAGACTATTATCGCCATGTCCACACTTATGACAACACACTCGTGACTAAATTTTTCGGCCTCCACCGAGTGAAACCTTCCAGCGGTCAAAAG TTCAGATTCGTTGTGATGGGCAACATGTTCTGCACAGAACTTAGAATCCATCGAAGATTTGATCTGAAAGGTTCATCTCTGGGCCGTTCTACTGACAAAGTTAAAATCGACGAGAACACGACGCTGAAAGACTTGGATCTGAACTATTCATTCTATCTCGAGCCTTCCTGGCGGGATGCTTTGCTCAA GCAGATTGAGATCGACAGCGAATTTCTAAAGCATCAGGGCATAATGGACTACAGCTTGCTTCTTGGTTTCCATTACCGGGCTCGTCAAAGCCTTCTAAGAGGAGGGTCATTGCCTGAAAGtattttgcaagataataaactaGCCGTTCTTTCGGAACAAG ATGCCATGGAGGATGATTCCGCCTATAACTATCGCGAAGGGCTAGTTTTGGTGCAGCGAGGCAGCGGCCAAGATGGTAAAGTCGCTGTCGGCCCTCACATAAGAGGGAGCCGCCTGCGGTCGTCGTCTGCTTGTTACGAAGAAGTGGATCTCCTGCTTCCAGGCACAGCAAG GCTTCAGATCCAGCTAGGGGTGAACATGCCAGCGAGagcagagaaagaagaagaaaaacaggaAGATGACGGCAAATCACTCCGGCAGGTGTACGACGTGGTGCTCTACATAGGGATCATCGACATACTGCAGGAGTACAGCATGAGGAAGAAGGTGGAGCATGCCTACAAGTCCGTCAAGTACAACCCCCAGTCGATATCCGTCGTCGAGCCCCGGTTCTACTCGGAGCGCTTCCTCAAGTTCATCCGCACCGTCTTCCCAGAAAACTCGCCCAACCAATAA
- the LOC123409422 gene encoding protein FAR1-RELATED SEQUENCE 12-like isoform X1: MSSPSDSGHIPAPPHHPLPPFAPPPGPGPGPSPATHAASPPKPKSPIPTTAPPPPPEPNAFSRSSPADTTSAMAAASSRSSPAARPEDHQSPPSIAEDCTPRMDMEFETELQGYDLYRLYASKLGFNVRRRYTNRSKTSGEVTSCKFACSREGFKDHKPTGATARLPRAAAAAVPAPDGRTGCNAHLTLRRSKPGGSFQVSGFQPRHNHPLFAAHRSPHSPFHSPSNAAAVPIPDFVDGDATAGAAWAEGEGPLRTRRQWEIKYGEAAALLNHLQQQSLADPAFHHAVQLDVEDKVANVFWVDAKMVADYGHFGDAVAFDVVSRNSISLRHLASFVGCNSFGEPVVFGLALMYDETCESFRWLFQTFLRVMSGRAPKTFVSHQDTVIAEALSLAMPATTTTHAICTWHIRHTAKANIRQLSKGDANFIEEFKACVDGEYDVGAEFLAAWDSMISKHELRDNAWLQKLFEEKQKWARPYAKGIFSAGMEGTRLNERLNSEVRGHLRAEVDIVLFLRHLQKVIVDRRHRELEMEYGSRQMMPYLKIRAPVLTQASEVYTSVIFQLFQEEYEEFQSAYIASRDESGPCREYVVSLVEKEDRRYMVYGNPTEQTVSCSCGKFETVGFLCSHALKILDVMDIKYIPERYIMKRWTKYARRLTSPPEVLGLGQAVQAEESSEISSRYQHLCPKYVRLVARASECEESSRVLDQFWGELGEKVEQILKKQTSTSAPVTQPDVQNLKMALSSITSGTESENVPDISSRAAAKTVKKKGQKSKNHPRNCIEKGPTKKQRVHSEEPAVVQYGFTDAPPAHSGNSMYQGLEAPPPNMSEMGSQIPAYKAYMGTDFSKSMGTINYEGMRPGSSLGFILLASEELGFVPCACHTSQASNDSQHSQVRCGTIHKGSVETIV; the protein is encoded by the exons atgagctccccCTCCGACTCCGGCCACATCCCAGCACCACCGCATCACCCTCTTCCCCCCTTCGCACCACCACCAGGCCCAGGCCCAGGCCCAAGCCCAGCCACTCACGCCGCCTCCCCGCCAAAACCTAAATCCCCAATCcccaccaccgcgccgccgccgccaccggaaCCAAATGCCTTCTCCCGCAGCTCCCCCGCCGACACCACCAGCGCCATGgcggccgcctcctcccgcagctcccCTGCGGCCCGCCCGGAGGACCACCAAAGCCCGCCCTCCATTGCGGAGGACTGCACGCCGCGGATGGACATGGAGTTCGAGACGGAGCTGCAGGGGTACGACCTCTACCGCCTCTACGCCTCCAAGCTCGGCTTCAACGTCCGCCGCCGCTACACCAACCGCAGCAAGACCTCCGGCGAGGTCACCTCCTGCAAGTTCGCCTGCTCCCGCGAGGGCTTCAAGGACCACAAGCCCACCGGCGCAACCGCCAGGCTCCCCCGCGCTGCCGCCGCCGCAGTCCCGGCGCCGGACGGCAGGACCGGCTGCAACGCGCACCTCACCCTCCGCCGCAGCAAGCCCGGTGGCAGCTTCCAGGTCTCCGGCTTCCAGCCCCGCCACAACCACCCGCTCTTCGCCGCTCACCGTAGCCCGCACAGCCCCTTCCACTCGCCCTCCAATGCCGCCGCTGTTCCGATACCGGATTTCGTTGACGGTGACGCCACAGCCGGGGCGGCATGGGCCGAGGGAGAAGGCCCACTGCGCACCAGGCGGCAGTGGGAGATCAAGTACGGGGAGGCCGCCGCCCTGCTGAACCACCTTCAGCAGCAGTCGCTGGCCGACCCGGCGTTCCACCACGCCGTGCAGCTCGATGTTGAGGACAAGGTGGCCAATGTCTTTTGGGTCGACGCCAAGATGGTTGCCGATTACGGCCACTTCGGCGATGCCGTCGCCTTTGACGTCGTGTCTAGAAACAGCATCAGCCTACGCCACCTTGCCTCGTTCGTCGGCTGCAACAGCTTTGGCGAGCCCGTCGTCTTCGGGCTGGCACTCATGTACGACGAGACCTGCGAGTCCTTCCGGTGGCTGTTCCAGACGTTCCTGCGTGTCATGTCTGGGCGAGCACCCAAGACTTTCGTTTCGCATCAGGACACGGTGATAGCAGAGGCCCTGTCCTTGGCGATGCCTGCCACGACAACGACTCATGCCATATGCACATGGCACATAAGGCATACTGCAAAGGCGAACATACGCCAGCTTTCTAAAGGTGATGCCAATTTCATCGAGGAGTTCAAGGCGTGCGTCGACGGGGAGTACGACGTGGGGGCGGAGTTTCTCGCTGCCTGGGACTCTATGATCAGCAAGCACGAGCTCCGTGACAATGCGTGGTTGCAGAAGCTGTTTGAGGAGAAACAGAAGTGGGCTAGGCCCTACGCCAAAGGGATCTTCTCGGCCGGGATGGAAGGCACACGGTTGAACGAGCGTCTGAACTCTGAGGTGCGCGGTCATCTGAGAGCAGAGGTGGACATTGTTCTGTTCTTGAGGCATCTTCAGAAAGTGATTGTTGACAGGCGGCACAGAGAGTTGGAGATGGAGTACGGTTCAAGGCAGATGATGCCCTACCTCAAAATCAGAGCTCCTGTTCTGACACAGGCTTCCGAGGTCTATACCAGCGTAATCTTTCAGCTTTTCCAGGAAGAATATGAGGAGTTCCAGTCAGCTTACATCGCGAGCCGTGATGAAAGCGGCCCGTGTCGTGAGTATGTCGTCTCGCTTGTCGAAAAGGAGGACCGACGATATATGGTATATGGGAACCCTACGGAGCAGACTGTCTCATGCTCGTGTGGGAAGTTTGAGACGGTTGGCTTCCTGTGCAGCCATGCCCTGAAAATACTAGATGTTATGGATATAAAGTATATTCCAGAGAGATACATCATGAAGCGCTGGACCAAATATGCAAGGCGTTTGACCTCACCACCGGAGGTTCTGGGTCTGGGGCAAGCGGTTCAAGCAGAGGAATCATCAGAGATTTCTAGTCGCtaccagcacttgtgcccgaagtATGTTAGGCTCGTTGCCCGGGCATCAGAGTGTGAGGAGTCAAGCAGAGTACTAGACCAGTTTTGGGGAGAACTCGGCGAGAAGGTTGAACAGATCCTGAAGAAACAAACCAGCACTAGCGCACCTGTGACACAGCCTGATGTTCAGAATCTTAAGATGGCCTTGTCTTCTATCACGAGTGGCACTGAATCAGAAAATGTTCCGGACATATCAAGCAGGGCAGCAGCAAAAACAGTAAAGAAGAAAGGCCAGAAAAGTAAAAACCATCCAAGAAATTGCATTGAAAAGGGTCCGACGAAGAAGCAGAGAGTGCACTCAGAAGAACCTGCAGTAGTGCAATATGGTTTCACAGATGCTCCTCCTGCCCACTCTGGAAATTCTATGTATCAG GGCTTGGAGGCTCCTCCTCCTAACATGTCCGAAATGGGTAGCCAAATTCCAGCCTATAAAGCTTACATG GGGACTGACTTTTCAAAATCTATGGGGACAATCAACTATGAAGGGATGCGCCCTGGCTCAAGTCTGGGGTTCATTCTG TTGGCTTCTGAGGAACTAGGCTTTGTCCCCTGTGCCTGTCACACTTCTCAGGCGTCAAATGACAGCCAGCACAGCCAGGTAAGATGTGGTACAATACATAAAG GCTCCGTAGAAACCATTGTCTAG